In Esox lucius isolate fEsoLuc1 chromosome 6, fEsoLuc1.pri, whole genome shotgun sequence, the following proteins share a genomic window:
- the fgfbp3 gene encoding fibroblast growth factor-binding protein 1 isoform X1: protein MFLCPLFFLLCLPVLPSTNPRNHNSDDVMSQPPSSPPAGKSKNSVPITGGFSTKVGHDCTWDTSGDVVVNLLVSCRSGEQTYWCRYAGQPNLCQAYHNRKAKVGHWKQLIGKLKKRRNACDGKKVLKTRNCKAPLKSHMKLKEKGKSTGNKDTVIKVPERVQKEGRKEKNEKRTQLSEEREGIRELNDTELVGSYCAEGWHSVCSFFVRFLLG from the coding sequence ATGTTCTTGTGTCCTCTGTTTTTCCTCCTGTGCCTCCCTGTCCTGCCCAGCACCAACCCCAGAAACCACAATTCTGATGACGTAATGTCACAACCCCCATCATCACCACCGGCAGGCAAGTCCAAGAACTCTGTCCCCATCACAGGAGGTTTCAGCACAAAGGTTGGCCACGACTGTACCTGGGATACATCTGGTGATGTTGTGGTGAACCTGCTGGTTAGCTGTAGGTCTGGGGAACAGACCTACTGGTGCCGCTATGCTGGACAGCCAAATTTGTGCCAAGCCTACCATAACAGAAAGGCAAAGGTTGGGCACTGGAAACAACTAATAGGCAAgttgaagaagaggaggaatgcATGTGACGGGAAGAAGGTGCTGAAGACCCGCAACTGCAAGGCCCCCCTTAAATCACACATGAAGCTCAAAGAGAAGGGGAAAAGCACAGGAAATAAGGATACCGTGATCAAGGTTCCTGAAAGGGTACAGAAGGAggggaggaaagagaaaaatgaaaaaaggacACAGTTgtcagaggagagggaaggcATTCGGGAGTTGAATGATACTGAGCTTGTGGGAAGTTACTGTGCAGAGGGATGGCATTCTGTTTGCTCTTTCTTTGTAAGGTTTTTGCTTGGTTAA
- the fgfbp3 gene encoding fibroblast growth factor-binding protein 1 isoform X2, with translation MSQPPSSPPAGKSKNSVPITGGFSTKVGHDCTWDTSGDVVVNLLVSCRSGEQTYWCRYAGQPNLCQAYHNRKAKVGHWKQLIGKLKKRRNACDGKKVLKTRNCKAPLKSHMKLKEKGKSTGNKDTVIKVPERVQKEGRKEKNEKRTQLSEEREGIRELNDTELVGSYCAEGWHSVCSFFVRFLLG, from the coding sequence ATGTCACAACCCCCATCATCACCACCGGCAGGCAAGTCCAAGAACTCTGTCCCCATCACAGGAGGTTTCAGCACAAAGGTTGGCCACGACTGTACCTGGGATACATCTGGTGATGTTGTGGTGAACCTGCTGGTTAGCTGTAGGTCTGGGGAACAGACCTACTGGTGCCGCTATGCTGGACAGCCAAATTTGTGCCAAGCCTACCATAACAGAAAGGCAAAGGTTGGGCACTGGAAACAACTAATAGGCAAgttgaagaagaggaggaatgcATGTGACGGGAAGAAGGTGCTGAAGACCCGCAACTGCAAGGCCCCCCTTAAATCACACATGAAGCTCAAAGAGAAGGGGAAAAGCACAGGAAATAAGGATACCGTGATCAAGGTTCCTGAAAGGGTACAGAAGGAggggaggaaagagaaaaatgaaaaaaggacACAGTTgtcagaggagagggaaggcATTCGGGAGTTGAATGATACTGAGCTTGTGGGAAGTTACTGTGCAGAGGGATGGCATTCTGTTTGCTCTTTCTTTGTAAGGTTTTTGCTTGGTTAA
- the LOC105010531 gene encoding D(5)-like dopamine receptor: MENYTENPTQVRSESDSTGDETGGNGVRALIGCILFLLIVSTLLGNTLVCAAVIKFRHLRSKVTNFFVISLAVSDLFVAVLVMPWEAISEVTGTWLFGRFCGIWIAFDIMCSTASILNLCIISVDRYWAIASPFKYERKMTHRLAFIMIGVAWMLSIIISFIPVQLNWHMAGEETSPENVSNHSDNCIANLNKTYAISSSLISFYIPVVIMVATYTKIYRIAQTQIRRISSLERAAEQAQNNQHPNVCAHENALKTAFKKETKVLKTLSIIMGVFVFCWLPFFVLNCMVPFCDPPCVSDTTFTIFVWFGWANSSLNPVIYAFNADFRKAFATILGCNKMCSSNTVEAVNFSNELVSYHHDTTLQKDAQVLMAAQHPPAIQNLGEDTTTPQFDKVSLLSNTSRNHKNLLLPNVFQIQCDGDISLDTITPFTSAGAIECSTIPGQIQN, encoded by the coding sequence atggaaaattatACTGAAAATCCAACGCAAGTTCGGTCGGAGTCAGACAGCACAGGCGATGAGACCGGTGGGAATGGTGTGCGAGCGCTAATTGGATGCATTTTATTTCTCCTCATCGTGTCTACGCTGTTGGGAAACACGCTCGTTTGCGCGGCCGTCATTAAATTCAGGCACCTCAGGTCTAAGGTAACAAACTTTTTTGTGATTTCTCTGGCGGTATCTGACCTCTTCGTTGCAGTCCTGGTGATGCCATGGGAGGCAATATCTGAGGTTACGGGCACTTGGTTGTTTGGTAGATTTTGTGGCATCTGGATTGCTTTTGACATAATGTGTTCGACTGCATCTATTCTTAATCTGTGTATCATAAGCGTGGACAGATACTGGGCTATAGCTAGTCCTTTTAAATATGAACGGAAAATGACACACCGATTGGCATTCATCATGATTGGAGTTGCATGGATGCTATCAATTATCATATCCTTTATACCTGTTCAACTGAACTGGCACATGGCCGGGGAGGAAACGTCACCAGAAAATGTTAGCAACCACTCTGATAACTGCATAGCAAACTTGAACAAGACCTATGCTATTTCCTCATCACTGATTAGTTTTTACATCCCAGTGGTCATCATGGTTGCCACTTACACGAAAATTTACCGTATTGCGCAAACACAGATACGGAGGATATCCTCATTGGAGAGAGCCGCGGAGCAAGCGCAAAATAACCAACACCCGAACGTTTGCGCACACGAAAATGCATTGAAAACTGCttttaaaaaggaaacaaaagttttaaagacACTCTCCATTAtaatgggtgtgtttgtgttttgctgGCTACCCTTTTTTGTCCTAAACTGCATGGTACCTTTTTGTGATCCTCCGTGCGTAAGTGACACCACATTTACCATTTTCGTTTGgtttggttgggcaaactcttCTTTAAACCCTGTCATTTACGCATTTAACGCGGATTTCAGGAAAGCATTTGCAACTATTCTAGGCTGCAATAAAATGTGCTCAAGCAATACAGTGGAGGCTGTTAATTTCAGCAATGAACTGGTGTCCTACCACCACGACACAACGCTCCAAAAAGACGCGCAAGTATTAATGGCTGCGCAACATCCTCCAGCAATCCAAAACCTTGGTGAGGACACAACAACCCCGCAGTTCGACAAAGTTTCTCTTCTCTCAAACACATCCCGCAATCACAAGAACCTGTTGCTGCCAAACGTCTTCCAAATCCAGTGTGACGGAGACATTTCCTTGGATACCATAACGCCGTTTACTTCAGCCGGAGCGATTGAGTGCAGCACAATCCCTGGTCAAATCCAAAATTAA
- the LOC105010532 gene encoding TBC1 domain family member 14 isoform X3, protein METAELGDGVLDFPIDVNENEEAVTSYGSHVDCNIIAKSHPFNDNRSRPCTVENGQAGYVYIASKGKNTIVDCVVLPSHEVRVGNTIMLDLVTEFLPSQSHESCVISDLCNDHRCNGFIDADRRALSSPDTATSAYRQEGNRMLLQLGHVSERGEFRDCVGDTRDLNSDKLNMGDSNPGPLIPSLSCSDNLEQSCTCTTPGDSDMKISNSETDYLSSDDWSTDVDTDYCSQVDTHKLLCQDIDQLYFSVKEVNVANDGLHIANAEATSACVAVSSNVPLNEVAFNPQLQNIESPPSCKRNSGGLRHGDTEEVLAAAKTLNAGSDVLNPEDVPSESSAKLQSPCLSTLSEHISITEPSTREDLSECSLPTRPLNLRTDPHITVTLSCDATPLSPEDGDMFFRDEGCIDCRRQSAPEKLPDGLTSLPSSSKKFGISEFFTRSLFSRKPKEPKSPSQVGPGWKLFGKVSVREKTDIETKDNFTIQQECSLKERSSTRPQAQVSVTRRKNLEFEPLSTTALILEDRPPNLPAKSVEEALRHKQEYDEMVAGAKRREMKEAQRKKRQMKERFKQEDSIANAMIIWNNDILPNWNCMRNTRRVRELWWQGLPPSIRGRVWSLAIGNELNITPELYEIFLSRAKERWRCFNETILDNDVQDLGSLQADRESSLDLIKLDISRTFPSLFIFQKGGPYHDLLHSVLGAYTCYRPDVGYPGSDCVEITQLLPETQIQIWKPIPLRLFIATL, encoded by the exons ATGGAAACAGCAGAACTAGGAGATGGGGTTCTTGATTTTCCAATCGATGTCAACGAAAATGAAGAGGCAGTTACATCTTACGGTTCACACGTCGACTGCAATATAATAGCGAAGTCTCACCCTTTCAACGACAACAGAAGCCGGCCATGCACTGTCGAGAATGGTCAAGCGGGTTATGTTTATATAGCCAGTAAGGGGAAGAATACTATCGTAGACTGCGTCGTTTTGCCCTCGCATGAAGTCCGAGTTGGGAATACAATAATGTTGGATTTGGTTACAGAATTTCTTCCTAGTCAGAGTCATGAAAGTTGTGTAATTTCAGACCTGTGCAACGACCACAGATGTAATGGATTTATTGACGCTGACAGAAGGGCCCTTTCCTCCCCAGACACCGCTACAAGCGCATACAGACAAGAGGGTAACAGGATGTTACTGCAGCTGGGTCATGTTTCAGAGCGAGGTGAATTTAGGGATTGCGTGGGGGATACTCGAGATTTAAATTCGGACAAACTGAACATGGGGGATTCTAATCCAGGACCACTGATTCCATCTCTGTCATGTTCAGACAACCTTGAACAGAGTTGCACTTGCACAACCCCTGGTGATTCAGACATGAAGATTTCCAATAGCGAAACGGATTATTTATCCAGTGACGATTGGTCTACAGATGTAGATACAGATTATTGTAGCCAGGTAGACACCCACAAACTGCTATGCCAAGACATAGACCAGCTTTACTTTTCTGTCAAGGAAGTAAATGTAGCAAATGATGGCCTACATATTGCAAATGCTGAAGCAACAAGTGCTTGTGTTGCTGTTTCCTCAAACGTTCCTTTAAATGAGGTTGCTTTTAATCCGCAGCTCCAAAACATCGAGTCACCTCCATCATGTAAGAGGAATAGTGGGGGGTTGAGGCATGGAGATACAGAGGAAGTACTAGCTGCTGCCAAGACCCTTAATGCTGGGAGCGATGTTCTGAACCCTGAGGATGTACCCTCAGAATCTAGTGCCAAACTCCAGTCTCCCTGCCTGTCAACACTTTCTGAACACATCAGCATCACTGAGCCCAGCACTAGAGAGGACTTGAGTGAGTGCAGTCTCCCAACTAGGCCTCTTAACCTCAGGACGGACCCACACATCACCGTCACTCTTAGCTGCGATGCCACCCCTCTCAGCCCTGAAGATGGAGACATGTTTTTCAGGGATGAGGGGTGCATCGACTGTCGTCGTCAAAGTGCCCCAGAGAAACTCCCAGATGGGTTGACATCTCTGCCCTCCTCTTCAAAGAAGTTTGGAATCTCAGAATTTTTCACCAG GAGCCTGTTTTCTAGGAAGCCCAAAGAGCCCAAGTCACCTTCCCAGGTTGGTCCAGGGTGGAAATTGTTTGGAAAGGTCTCTGTAAGAGAGAAGACTGATATAGAGACTAAAGACAACTTCACCATCCAGCAG GAGTGTTCACTGAAGGAGCGATCGTCCACACGCCCACAGGCCCAGGTCTCTGTAACACGGAGGAAAAACCTGGAGTTTGAGCCCCTCTCCACCACAGCTCTAATTCTAGAGGATAGGCCACC GAACCTTCCTGCTAAGTCGGTTGAGGAGGCGTTGCGCCACAAACAGGAGTATGATGAGATGGTGGCAGGAGCCAAGAGAAGAG AGATGAAGGAGGCCCAGAGGAAGAAACGTCAGATGAAGGAGAGGTTTAAACAGGAGGACAGCATTGCCAACGCCATGATCATCTGGAATAATGACATCCTACCCAACTGGAACTGCAT GCGTAACACGCGCCGGGTCAGAGAGCTCTGGTGGCAAGGCCTCCCGCCCAGCATCAGAGGACGAGTCTGGAGCCTGGCCATCGGCAACGAGCTCAATATCACCCCTG AGCTCTATGAGATATTTCTGTCTCGGGCtaaggagaggtggaggtgctTTAATGAGACCATCTTGGATAATGACGTGCAGG ACTTGGGATCATTGCAAGCCGATAGAGAGTCGAGTCTCGACCTGATAAAGCTGGACATCTCCAGGACATTTCCCTCTCTGTTTATATTTCAGAAG GGTGGGCCCTATCATGACCTCTTGCACAGTGTTTTGGGGGCGTACACGTGTTATAGACCAGATGTGGGCTAT CCAGGGTCCGACTGTGTTGAAATTACCCAATTGCTCCCTGAAACTCAAATCCAGATCTGGAAGCCAATTCCACTGCGtcttttcattgcaaccctctaa
- the LOC105010532 gene encoding TBC1 domain family member 14 isoform X2, whose amino-acid sequence METAELGDGVLDFPIDVNENEEAVTSYGSHVDCNIIAKSHPFNDNRSRPCTVENGQAGYVYIASKGKNTIVDCVVLPSHEVRVGNTIMLDLVTEFLPSQSHESCVISDLCNDHRCNGFIDADRRALSSPDTATSAYRQEGNRMLLQLGHVSERGEFRDCVGDTRDLNSDKLNMGDSNPGPLIPSLSCSDNLEQSCTCTTPGDSDMKISNSETDYLSSDDWSTDVDTDYCSQVDTHKLLCQDIDQLYFSVKEVNVANDGLHIANAEATSACVAVSSNVPLNEVAFNPQLQNIESPPSCKRNSGGLRHGDTEEVLAAAKTLNAGSDVLNPEDVPSESSAKLQSPCLSTLSEHISITEPSTREDLSECSLPTRPLNLRTDPHITVTLSCDATPLSPEDGDMFFRDEGCIDCRRQSAPEKLPDGLTSLPSSSKKFGISEFFTRSLFSRKPKEPKSPSQVGPGWKLFGKVSVREKTDIETKDNFTIQQECSLKERSSTRPQAQVSVTRRKNLEFEPLSTTALILEDRPPNLPAKSVEEALRHKQEYDEMVAGAKRREMKEAQRKKRQMKERFKQEDSIANAMIIWNNDILPNWNCMRNTRRVRELWWQGLPPSIRGRVWSLAIGNELNITPELYEIFLSRAKERWRCFNETILDNDVQDLGSLQADRESSLDLIKLDISRTFPSLFIFQKGGPYHDLLHSVLGAYTCYRPDVGYGPTVLKLPNCSLKLKSRSGSQFHCVFSLQPSNQSKERDRAGSATDVSQS is encoded by the exons ATGGAAACAGCAGAACTAGGAGATGGGGTTCTTGATTTTCCAATCGATGTCAACGAAAATGAAGAGGCAGTTACATCTTACGGTTCACACGTCGACTGCAATATAATAGCGAAGTCTCACCCTTTCAACGACAACAGAAGCCGGCCATGCACTGTCGAGAATGGTCAAGCGGGTTATGTTTATATAGCCAGTAAGGGGAAGAATACTATCGTAGACTGCGTCGTTTTGCCCTCGCATGAAGTCCGAGTTGGGAATACAATAATGTTGGATTTGGTTACAGAATTTCTTCCTAGTCAGAGTCATGAAAGTTGTGTAATTTCAGACCTGTGCAACGACCACAGATGTAATGGATTTATTGACGCTGACAGAAGGGCCCTTTCCTCCCCAGACACCGCTACAAGCGCATACAGACAAGAGGGTAACAGGATGTTACTGCAGCTGGGTCATGTTTCAGAGCGAGGTGAATTTAGGGATTGCGTGGGGGATACTCGAGATTTAAATTCGGACAAACTGAACATGGGGGATTCTAATCCAGGACCACTGATTCCATCTCTGTCATGTTCAGACAACCTTGAACAGAGTTGCACTTGCACAACCCCTGGTGATTCAGACATGAAGATTTCCAATAGCGAAACGGATTATTTATCCAGTGACGATTGGTCTACAGATGTAGATACAGATTATTGTAGCCAGGTAGACACCCACAAACTGCTATGCCAAGACATAGACCAGCTTTACTTTTCTGTCAAGGAAGTAAATGTAGCAAATGATGGCCTACATATTGCAAATGCTGAAGCAACAAGTGCTTGTGTTGCTGTTTCCTCAAACGTTCCTTTAAATGAGGTTGCTTTTAATCCGCAGCTCCAAAACATCGAGTCACCTCCATCATGTAAGAGGAATAGTGGGGGGTTGAGGCATGGAGATACAGAGGAAGTACTAGCTGCTGCCAAGACCCTTAATGCTGGGAGCGATGTTCTGAACCCTGAGGATGTACCCTCAGAATCTAGTGCCAAACTCCAGTCTCCCTGCCTGTCAACACTTTCTGAACACATCAGCATCACTGAGCCCAGCACTAGAGAGGACTTGAGTGAGTGCAGTCTCCCAACTAGGCCTCTTAACCTCAGGACGGACCCACACATCACCGTCACTCTTAGCTGCGATGCCACCCCTCTCAGCCCTGAAGATGGAGACATGTTTTTCAGGGATGAGGGGTGCATCGACTGTCGTCGTCAAAGTGCCCCAGAGAAACTCCCAGATGGGTTGACATCTCTGCCCTCCTCTTCAAAGAAGTTTGGAATCTCAGAATTTTTCACCAG GAGCCTGTTTTCTAGGAAGCCCAAAGAGCCCAAGTCACCTTCCCAGGTTGGTCCAGGGTGGAAATTGTTTGGAAAGGTCTCTGTAAGAGAGAAGACTGATATAGAGACTAAAGACAACTTCACCATCCAGCAG GAGTGTTCACTGAAGGAGCGATCGTCCACACGCCCACAGGCCCAGGTCTCTGTAACACGGAGGAAAAACCTGGAGTTTGAGCCCCTCTCCACCACAGCTCTAATTCTAGAGGATAGGCCACC GAACCTTCCTGCTAAGTCGGTTGAGGAGGCGTTGCGCCACAAACAGGAGTATGATGAGATGGTGGCAGGAGCCAAGAGAAGAG AGATGAAGGAGGCCCAGAGGAAGAAACGTCAGATGAAGGAGAGGTTTAAACAGGAGGACAGCATTGCCAACGCCATGATCATCTGGAATAATGACATCCTACCCAACTGGAACTGCAT GCGTAACACGCGCCGGGTCAGAGAGCTCTGGTGGCAAGGCCTCCCGCCCAGCATCAGAGGACGAGTCTGGAGCCTGGCCATCGGCAACGAGCTCAATATCACCCCTG AGCTCTATGAGATATTTCTGTCTCGGGCtaaggagaggtggaggtgctTTAATGAGACCATCTTGGATAATGACGTGCAGG ACTTGGGATCATTGCAAGCCGATAGAGAGTCGAGTCTCGACCTGATAAAGCTGGACATCTCCAGGACATTTCCCTCTCTGTTTATATTTCAGAAG GGTGGGCCCTATCATGACCTCTTGCACAGTGTTTTGGGGGCGTACACGTGTTATAGACCAGATGTGGGCTAT GGTCCGACTGTGTTGAAATTACCCAATTGCTCCCTGAAACTCAAATCCAGATCTGGAAGCCAATTCCACTGCGtcttttcattgcaaccctctaatcag TCAAAGGAGAGAGACCGGGCCGGTTCAGCAACAGATGTGTCACAAAGCTGA